The sequence below is a genomic window from Salminus brasiliensis chromosome 6, fSalBra1.hap2, whole genome shotgun sequence.
TAATCAGCATGGGTAATTCATTGACTGATTGATATGGCCAGCATACCTGCTTACATTGATGATGAATTCGCCTGATGAGATTAAAAACAGTATGTTAATAGAATTAATCAGGCGTGTGTGTTCTCCCAGGTGAGGTGTGTCACAAGTCCTATACCCAGTTTTCCAACCTGTGCCGCCACAAGCGGATGCATGCAGACTGCCGCACCCAGATCAAGTGCAAGGACTGCGGGCAAATGTTCAGCACTACCTCCTCCCTCAACAAGCACCGGCGCTTCTGCGAGGGCAAGAACCATTACAGTCCTGCAGGCATGTTCACCCCAGGCATCCCTATGACCTCTAGCCCTATCATGGGCAAATCTAAGCCCCATCCTGGACTGAATCATGGCGGACTTGGCTTTGGCGACTACTTCCCTTCTCGGCCTCACCATCCAGGCTTGCCTTTCTCCACGGCCCCTCCTGCATTCCCCTCCCTTTCCCATGGCTTCCCAGGAATCTTTCCCCCGTCATTATATCCTAGGCCACCATTGTTACCCCCTAGCCCATTAATAAAGAGTCCCCTGAGTAACAGTCAAGATGGGAAGCTCCCTCATGGTCCCATCGATGGCCCTGCCCTCCCTTTGGTTACATCTGTTAGCAACACCAATGGCAATGCAGGGAGTGGCCTTAGTAGCCAGTCTGAGGAAAACCGCGAGTCCAAGCTGGACCTGTCCTTTCCAGACGGCAAGCATAAGGTGAAAATGAGCGACATGTCTGATGGCAGCGACTTGGAGGACGTTAACACCACGAGTGGCACCGATCTAGACACCACCACCGGCACAGTTTCTGGCTCTGACCTGGACAGCGAGGCCGAAAGTGAACGGGAGAAAAGTCGGAGGAAGTCAGGACAGGAAGGCAAGCAAGATGAGgtcagcagcagctctgtgtcCGTGTCCAGCTCAGGCAACCTTCCTCATGATCGCCCCTTCCTCTCCTCCCAGCATTCCTTCTTCCCGCCACCTGATGAGCAAGCACTCCCACCTACAGGTGCAGCAACCGACTCCATCAAAGCCATCGCTTCCATTGCTGAAAAGTACTTTGGGCCAGGTTTCATGGGCTTGCAAGAGAAGAAGATGGGCTCTTTGCCTTACCATTCCATGTTCCCCTTTCAGTTCTTGCCCAACTTCCCACATTCCCTGTACCCCTTCACAGACAGAGCCCTCAACCCCAACATGTTCCTAAAACCAGAGCCCAAATCACCTCGTGAGCACATACAGAAAATggccaccaccactgctacagAGTCACCCTTTGACCTCACCACCAAGCCGAAGGAGGTGAAAGCCCTCCTTCCACCCTCAAGCAAACCTTCCTTGCCCTCTAGTGCACTCCTGCCCAGTGGCGAGGAGCAGCCTCTGGATCTGAGCATAGGCAGCCGGAGCAGAGCCAGCCAGAACGGCGCGACACCCGATCAGCGCAAGAACCACGCTTACGGCGCAAACTGCAAAACGCCGGTTAAAGAAGAGCATCCGGTGCTGAACCAGTCCCAGAATCTCCACCAGCCCCAGATGCCGCAGCAGCAGGTGTCCCTTCCGCAGCCGCCTCCTCCCCAGCAGCAGCCCTCGCTGCACTACGCCAAGCCCTCGCCCTTCTTCATGGATCCCATCTACAGGTATTTCAATCCGAGTAGGTCACAATGAATGGCCGAGCACAAGGATGTCTGTCCAAGTGCTTCTGTCTGATATAAGCTGGTGCATGCTTTACGTGCCAGGTGAGGATTCTGACAGACCTCCTTCGTTCGTACGTAACCCTCTGTGTTGTTGTCCAGCAGGGTGGAGAAAAGGAAGCTGATAGATCCTGTAGGAGCACTGAAGGAGAAGTATCTAAGGCCATCTCCACTGCTCTTCCACCCTCAGGTATCTCAACCGTTGCAATACACTGCATACATCTCCACGGTGGGCTATACTCTTAATCAAAGAGTACATTAGTATTCCCCAACAGGTCTAGCCTAAAACAAGGTTAAGCACAAGGTTGCAGGTTTGAATAATGGGTGTCTCTGGATCTGTCCATGTTCATTCCATTCATTGTCCCCCTTCTTAAAGTCGTAACCCACCTAGTATTGTAAAGCCATGTGAAgaagtgctttttttttaattaatctcAATTTTATCTTAAGATAATAAGATACTCTTGAAAGTGCTCCAATCCTTTCTGGCGTTCACGTGTGCAAAGTTCAGGTTGTTATCctctgatttaaaaaaacaatcccTCATTGTTTACGGCAGCATTTCAATCCTTTCCCACCTTTGAGCAatgataaaatgaaaatattattaataatgaccTTTTGAATTGGAGCGTGTCGTCCCGTGCAGCGCTGAAGCACAGCTAAGTTTAGTCAAGGCATTGTTTCTGCGGAGCTCCACTCTGAGGCGCGCTGCTAATAACTTCCTAGCATTTTTTTGCCCTGGCTGCCTAGATaatgtctgcatgtccatcagGCActtcctgtgtttgtgtgcaggagAATGGCCTCTCTTGTTGGGAACTGTCTTATCTGACCTGTAAATCTGCTCTGTATCAATGTGGAGCTACTCCCCCCCCGGCCCCCCAGTCCCGAACCCTCTTTTTCCttcattctctcgctctctctctcattctttctcatCCTCCCCCTCTGCCGCCACGGCCTGCTTTCTTCTGGGTGGCACAAGGACAGCTGGGCAGGCCTGGTCTGAGAGATGAGAACGTTGTTACGGATGTCGGGGAGATGTTGATGTTTACTAATTTCCTTCCCACACGTCCAACATCCTTACAATGCAATTGGAATGTGTGACAGACGCGTAACAGAGGAATCACTATGAATAGAAGATGATGTAATACTCCACATTTCTCGAGACCTATGGGGTTCACTGCTAATGCGATGAACATGGGAGAAGAATGGGATCGATTTGATTCGCCTTCTTCCAGTTACTGTTTACATTAGATCAGAAAACACTTCTACAGTATCAGGATCATTTAAAATCGGAATCATCGGAGGAGTGACGGAATCAAGGTGCAACTCAGACATGGCCAAATAAATTGAGACAGTGTGTCTGTCTCCATGTTTATTCATATTCCAAAAGCGGGAAGGATGTAAGCTGTTTTTGGCCATCGAGCCACATAGCGAAGCCTTTGTTCTGCATCTAATGGGGAAGTGCTATCAGCGAGGGGTATCTTAAACTGCATTGTATGGTTACCGTTCGCAGAGGTGAATAGCTCATTCAGAGGCTTCTCTCAGAGACTTGTCGGGAACAAAGTGGAGGGCCGGGGGCTCCCAGGGGGCTGCTCGAGTGGCTGCTAACGTGCCATAGGTCAGGGAGGTGACTCTTGAACAGCACAATCAAGACTCGACCTTCTGATATACGGCTTCCTCCGGCTTTCCGCCCCGTCTCATAATGATGCAAAACTCCCCTGCTCTCTTGTCAGAGCCGCACCCGCCGTCCGAGTTATTAGGTTCTTCAGGTAGCCGGACCCAACCAAATATCTGCGTGGGGTCTTAATCTGTGCCGCAATCTGAACTCCAGTGGTCACTTTCTCAGGCCAGATTAGGCTTAGTCTGAGTTAAAAGCTGCTTGATCAGAAAAAGTCCCCCATTGAAAGTAGTTCTTACTGCAAGATTAGACCTAATGTGGTTCAGATTTCAGAATCAAGGAACTGACTGGAGCTCTTTTAGGAccagtactattattattaccagtattattattattatttattatttattatttattattattattattattattattattattattattatttatctaaatatttatctaaatttttgtaactgagtgtcctgctatccctttctgctgttacactgtgaatttccccacttcgggactaataaaggactatcttatcttatcttatcttatcttattccTGACCTGTGCTTCACTGGTACTACAAGTGGAAGTAATAAAGATTGACATAGATCTCACATGCAGTTGTAATCACAGTGCATAGGACTATCACCCCccatattgtgttttttttaaaaagtatccactcctgagcagctgcatatGGGTTTACCCATGCTAATCTTTGCTGGAGGTCTATAAAACCTCTAGCATAGGGTTGTGGAACTCCATCTAGTatctttaggatgagttggagtttgtgatccagaactgacTATAAATCTAGCAAACACCTCTAGCAAGGACCCACAATTTGATGACTACTAATTCTATTGAAATATCAGACTGCTTTGCAAAACCTCATAAGGAGCATCGATTGTGTGGCTTAGGCCTACCCAGCTGTCATTCGCCCGACCTTCCATAAAGCAAGAGCAGCTGATAAGAAGCTCCTTGTTCCTTTTCAGATGTCGGCTATGGAGAACATGACTGAGAAACTGGAGAGCTTTGGTGCTTTGAAACTGGACGCTCCCAATTCCCTACAGCACTCCTCGCACCACCTCTTTAACTTCCGCTCCCCTCCCCCTTCTTTGTCTGACGCTATCCTACGCAAAGGCAAGGAGCGCTATGCCTGCAGGTACGCACAAGACAACTGGTACTAATTCTGTGATATTAGTAATTAATTTCATACACACTAGTAATAAATCTACAATGTTTTTTATCTCATGTCTTGTCTAATTAGGTCCATCATAAAAGCTTCAAAACAGACACAGAATAACTCCTCTGTTGATGAAATGCTGGAATTTTTGTGAAGGAACTTTCAATAGACGTCcatgtaaaaagactttattccaagtcattttggagcatttctgttggcccattcatcatgaaatttagacacaatgaaaagaataactggcaGATTTAAACTGTGTCAGAAAGTGGAAATTGGTGATAGAAGGTTTTTGCGGAACAGCAATAATATATGATTAGCCTCACATCACTACGTCACTTAACATTAATTTTCATGATCCTTGTTTagtaaatagagaaatagatcaGTCATACATCTGTCATACAActacagtcatatgcaaaagtttggaaacccCTATATATacaccaaaaccttgtatctcaaaaatggcaatgttacaggagaaggaaaaaatttCAACTTACATAACTTTCAATGTacatcagtgtaaaaagatgttattccaagtaattttggagcctttctattggtccgtttatcatGGAAATCTGACACAATATAAATGAgtcaaaaaatgtaaaaagtagaTATGTTAAAATCAGAAAATAATTGTGTTTAATTGTGCAGAATTGCACTTTTGCATAGGCCACAAGAAACTATGGAGGAGCTTTTGCCTCTGTCCCACTTGACAAGTATTTTAACACACTGGCAAATGTATAGCCCAGATAGAAGTAATGATTATACTGACATTCTTTCAAGTACTTTTATCCCAGCATCTTTAACAAGCAGAACTATGTGCTGCATTCAGCGttttacatgcatgtttagcagaactgctgtgttcacTTCCAGCTGCATCACAGACTGTTTTCTCCTGCTACAGGTACTGTGGGAAAATCTTTCCCAGGTCGGCTAATCTTACCAGGCACTTACGAACACACACAGGAGAGCAACCCTACAGGTAAGCCGCTCaaatactcacacacatacacacacacacacacagccctaaACGTagcccccacccctccccaacACATATACTCAGAGGTATCTGAATCCGAGGCCAAACAGTCCTCCAACCCAAACATGAGAAACTGCAACACTGAAGTGTCGACATTGCCCCATAATCAAAAGGTTTATTCCCGCTAGTGACATGCCTacttcacaaagcaggagaaatggctTTCACTCACGCTTGACACTCAGACGCAAACACACATCAAGAAAAATGAGCGCATTTTTGCTGTTCGACCAGCCTTGTGCTTCAGCGCTGGTTGTGAAGAACCAGCCGAAAAAGAGAGAACGAGTGGAAGAGTAAAAAAGGGGAGCTGTAGAAATGGAAAGAAGATTGATTCTGTCTGTGCAGATGTTCTGGAGTTAAAGCGGGCAGAGCAAGCTCTGGACAATGTTGGCCGGTAATAGTGCCCTAGAGACATCCTTGCGCTGTTTATAGAGCCGCTTAATTATCACAGATTTGGCTCCCTTCCAGCCACACACGGCCCCCTCTTGGTGAGGACGAGGGTGTTCTGAAGAGGGGGTCTTTGATTTGCAGGATGCCGTGGCCTTAAGCAGAGCAGTAGGTTAATGGGGTACAATGAACTCGAACCTGCATGTCTGGTGACCAGTCTCTACATTTTCTGAGAGAGCAGTGAAACAGAGCTCCACATTGGTGAAGTGGTGAACCTTCAGCATCTTCATTCAGATAATAAAAAGATGGCAGTTACACCACAGTGTCTTATATTTATCTTACTCCTGAAACATCTCCTTGAGCTtcggtagcttcttggggtatTTAAAAACCCCCTTTTCAGTGTAAAAGCAGCTTCAGACAGAGTCTCACCTCCTTTTGAGTTCCACACATCTAGCGCCATGCTTAAGAGGCAGGCAGAGTGATAGAGATAGAGAGCCTCCCATGGGAGACGGCCACTGCATGCTTGGCTCCTTTGCAACAATCCCCTGATTAGCTCGTTTAGAAACAATTTACCCTAACAAATGGcagacatcatcatcatcatctccccTCCCCACTTTGAGGCAAATAAGGCTGAGGCGAGCCGGTATCAAACCCCGGACTGCACTCTGCAGTCTTCATGCTTCATTGTAGTAGGCTATTTGCCTGTTCTAGATACTATCGGCCCTAGTCTTTGCAGCGAAATTGGCCCACTAGGGCTGACCATTGAAAGACCCCATTCAGATTGTAACGCTCCATGTACAGTCCTTGTAACgcggagagaagaaaaaaaaagagctaaGATGATGAAGTAATTTAAAGTCCCCTTGGACaggctaataaaaataaacaaaacaggggGTAGAAAAGGCCggcgggaaaaaaaaaagaaaatgaaaacgaGGAACGCTGCCTTGGAATTTTACCATTTTCTATGAACCATGATGCGCCAAGTCTGGAAAATCAGCCCGAGCAcagacgcgcacacacacgccgGCGAAAATAAATTGGAACATGAAAAGGGGCCTGCATCTTGATTCCGAGCACTTGATGACGAGTGATTTTCCCAAAGCAATTAGCCCTGAAAGTCAACCTTGCAAGCGGCTGCGGGAGTCCAGACCGAGTCAGGCCACCCAACAAAAGGGCCACTGTCCGGCTGGGCTCTTGACGCGGCCTTGCCGCCGTGTTTGTTTATCAGCACATTAAATTGATGTTCTCCGGCCTATTCTGGATGGGCTGTCGTCGCGAACAAGCGGGCCACAGAGAGGTAGTGGAGAAGGCTAAGCCGTAGCCCTCGGGGCAAGCTGCTCTGtgccagacacacacagacacacacacacactcacatacacaaagCCACTGAAGAGTCCCCATCCAGCTTATGGTGGGAGAAGACTTTACTTCATATCTCAGACCTTGATTCCATCTAATTAATCCCTGAATGATTATGGCCACCAGGGAAAGGGAGAAGTAAAGTGGTCTGACTTTTAAAAACAAGTGTTTTAATTGAGGTTTTGCATAAAGCATGAAAACCAGGGCTGacttattttcacttagaaGAAACAAGATGGAAACATGACTCGAGGCTAAATGACTTATTGAGTTACTGCTTGTTTTGCCTGAAAAGAGCTTGTGATTGTTCATTTTTAAGCAACATAAAAATGTTactgtgaaaaaaaatgaaataagaaaCGGCTGGTAAACGTTTAAGCTCTGTTGAAGCGCCATTGCCTTTCTCAGCCACAAGGGGGAGCTCGGCATAACTCTCAAGTGTGAAGTTTGAGATTTGAGTGAAGAAAGCTTGCTGAACTTGAAAAGAGTGGGTGTTGCATTAATAATAAACCTCAAACCTTAACATTGTATTGTTTCATGTCCCGGTCTATCGAGCTCTAAAGCCTGTAATGTGCCGGCCTTGTTTACAGTGAGCGATTCTATGGCTAGTGATTGCTGTTTACATAACTGACCAAGGACCTCCTTTAGACCTCTAAttctctgtgtttttctccCTCTGCAGATGTAAATACTGTGACCGTTCCTTTAGCATCTCCTCTAACCTCCAGCGGCATGTTCGTAACATTCATAATAAGGAGAAGCCCTTCAAGTGCCACCTGTGTAACCGCTGCTTTGGTCAGCAGACCAACCTGGACCGCCACTTAAAAAAGCACGAGCATGAAAATATTCCAGGTAAAGCACCTCACTTACATGACCTAGCAACTGTTGACTCATGGTAAAATGAATGAAGGTAAATGCATCTGCCTAGCTTTGTATGTTCTGTGCAAGCCTTTAGAGTAACCCTCTGTTTTGCGTGTCTGTCTTGTTCCCTGTCCATCAGTGAGTCAGCACTCTGGGATCCTCTCAAATTTGGGAACAAACATCTCCTCTCCAAACTCCGAGCCCGACAATCACGCACTTTTAGACGAGAAGGAGGACTCATATTTCTCAGAGATTAGAAACTTCATCTCCAACAGTGAGCTGAACCAGGCCTGCAGCTCCTCAGAGAAAAGGTAGAAatgcatggacacacacacacctacacatacacacgcacatacagacacacacacgcataccaagagtatattttgtattttgtagctATAGTAACCAAGAGTGCAACTCAAATAGTCTTGGACTCTTGAAGCCCACCAGCATGAAAGCTAAAGCCTGCTCTCTAGTGACAGACTATGGAATCTGCTCACAGTGAGGTGTGATCCACACAATGTGGGCGTTCAATTGTACAACTTTGCCTtcataacagagagagagagagagagaaagagagagagaggtgcaacACCACAGTGATGCATTTCAGCTTCACAGAGTGCTGTTGTGCATTAACTGTAGCCAGATACACGCTGGGGAACACCTTTTGCAGCCCAGGAAAACACCAAACAAAACTCATTACTACTGCCAAGCGCAAAAGTGCATGTGGTGTGTGGCCTGGTTGCAGACCGCTCTCAGAGCCCGGCATGCTGCGCTGACTCTGGTTTCCACCGTTCTGTAAAGGAACACTGCAGTGAATAAAAAAGCACAGGCAGGCGCATGAATTCTTTCTCAGATGTGTAATGGTCCCTCTCAATTTTAGCCCGCTCCCAAACATGCCAGCAGAGCCTTGATGCCCCGGCCTCATCCAGACACACAAACGCTCTCGCCTTGCCATATGGGATCAATAGTCCTGTCCCCAGAATCTTGAACAAGCAAACCTGGCATTTTAATATCTGTAATTCGAATAAGtgctctgttttctgtctctctgcaaATCACCCCGGGTTCAGACAGGACAGACAGGGAGCTGGGGGATGACTGTTCAACTGGGGCTCACTGCATCCTTCATCCTGGTGTATATTGAGCTCTCATTCTCTTCATTCTCTCTGTCAGTTTCTGTCCTTCCAGTGTGAcagatactctctctctctctctctctctctctcaggctccctctgtctgtcttgaGCAGCAGAGGAGTTATCTGTGTTCCATGACTTCCCCTCCTCCGTGTTGCTGGACTGATGGTGTTTTAAGAGTAGGTCTGCTCTGGCCCCCTGACTGCCTGACTGTGACAGGTTATAGGGGGCTCTGGGCCCAAGACAGGCCTGCAGGTTTACCCCTCCCTAGGGACCCTGCGATTGAGGCATTTATCTGTGCACTACATTGATggagcccccccccctccctccctcccagtCGTTCCCCCTCCAGCTAAGGCAAACAGTGTTCTGACATGTTTAGACTGAGAGACAAAGCGCAGGTCTGTGGCAGGGCCTGCCGCTGTCTTCCGCGTGGCATGGACTTTCTCCCAAGCCAGAGCCCAATTTGATTACGGGATATTTAAGCTCGatggaaaatggaaaacaaGCAGTTCTTCTCGTCTCCCTCCCCCCGATTCCTTTTTTAATGCGTCAGTCTGCCCCTCATGTAGCCAAACCACCCACCTCCGGAGTTGATCCCTCTACCCCCAGCGCTCGTCGTTATGGTCTGCTCTGATGGACATCCATTCGAGAACAGAGACACGAAACGACTTGAGGGGACAGGCACAGGGAAGGCAGTGAGATCATAACCATTTGAGGAGCGCCTTGAAAAGAGCAAGTGAGCGAGAAAGCGAAACagggaaggagagaaagagagagagagagagagaggtaatggaatagcatggtgctgataggtggTTTGCAGAGCAGCCGTTTTCCGTGGCACTGAGACAAGCCGCAATGATTGGAGCTGACCCTTTTGGACCAGCCTGTCTCGCCTCTCTGGGATTAGCTAATTCATCATCGCCGAAACGTCTGTCGTTAATTACACAACCTGTGTGTTTGTCATTCGGGGGGCCCTGCATGTTTTCAGGCCGAGTGCCTGGCAGGGGAATCACAGGtcattctgaaatgatggataaTAATTGGGAGGCAGGAACACAGCGCAAGGCGCACGGCACACAGCGGTGATATTCAGCAGTCGGGCCATGACAGTAGATCTGCTATCATGGACCTTTGAGAGGGAAATAGCCCATCTGAGGAGAGATGGAGTGAGCTCATTTAGTTGTATGAACATGTGTTGTGGTAGTCAAACGTCAGTGCATGGGTCCATAGAGACCTCAGAATGGAAAATGGAGACTTCAATTCCAGTCCTGGTGTATCTGCACTCATGGGAAATaacatagataaatagatagatataaaAATGCCATACAGTCCTATGTGTTGAGTGGAAGCCGGCTGTGCACTGTCATTGTGGCTTTTTGAGTGCTGGTAGACGTTTATTTTCTGACTGATAGTGAAAATCAGCAAACGAGTTACTTATGTTGTGTTTGGGGCGTTTACAGGTCAGAGCTGACGGAGGAAGAGCGCCCAGAGAGTCATGCTGTCACAGGCTCCAAActagaggaggaggaagaggaggtggaGGGAGATGACGAAGACGAGGAAGGCTCGCTGACGGAGAAGTCGCAGGACGAGACGGCTTCTCCCGCCACCATGGTGCAAGGCACTTATGAAGATGACGAGGAATCGGCTCCTCTCTCCATGACCTACGAACACCCACGCAGGTGAGCCGCATCTCAAGTGACTCTCTTAAGCAAATCATTATTCATTCCCATGCTTGCATGAAGCACTCTACCATTGTGCGCTGACGAGGACAGTGTGTTCAGCTACGTACAGTACATTTGTTAATGCAGTGACGATGTCATCTGGAATTTTTATTATGTTCAGAAAAGCTTAAGCATGTCAAGACACTCCATAACTGATAGCTGACCTCATTTACTTAAAAGAAACGCCCATGTATGTGGCTTCTCCCTCACGTATGAAGAGAAAGATTGTCATTGGGAATAGATTGGGACATGGTAAACATTGAAAATGGTGGATGCTTATACAAATGGCATGTCTCAGGATTTTGGAATGCCACTATTTAGGAATTTCTCTGTTGATTTCTGTGGTATGAAAGGATGAACACAGAAGTTGCATGAACCCAAATTCCCAACATGGCAGCACAtaagtaagaggccagcactgCATCATGTCCCACTGACTGTTGCTTTTCCAAGACCACCAAGATGACACCAGCTGGCACATTTGATCATAATTGATAATAGACAATAAACAGATAGCATAATAGGCAACGGCTGACGCACTTTACCTTTCCAGATATCTGCACTCTTATTCAGTGATACCCTGAATCTCTGACAATCTAGCTTTTCCCTTAACTAACACGACTAATCATCAACATAGTAGTGTCCAGTACTGTAAACCGCAAACGTTGGCCTTTTTTTATTGATATCCAGTCTATCTACTGTTCCTTCTGACCCACTGTGATGTCTACAAGATCTTGTCATAGTACCAACAAGAACAGCCCAGTGTAGGTGGCCCTTCAGCTGTCTGCCAGAGCAAGACCACCAGTTCTGACAGTGTAAAGCCTTTGCGTCGCACAAGTTAAAGATAGGGCTTAACAACAGACTGACACCCATCCAAATCCAACTCATTCCACATATTTGACCAGGCAGTTGGAGTTAGATCAACATGCATGCCTGTGTGTCCGTGCCTGCGTGTACTGCGTGTTCATGACGCCATCGTTCCGCACCATCCCACCCTTCCCGCCACCTGCATGCACAGCATACCCACACCCCCATCCAGCTCCTAGTCGAGCGATTGGGCTAACTGAGGgtccccctcccctccttcctGGTGCAGGTGTATTGAGGAGGATGCAGGACTGTTAGATCTGGAGCCACTGCCGGGTTTTCCCAAGGGCCTGGAGCTCCATAAGCCTGGCGATGAGCCCTTTGAcgttaaagacatttttaacacCTCCTTAGAGTCTGAGGCACTGAAAGAAACGCTGTTGAGGCAGGCTAAAACCCAGGTATGTGACTGCACCCACCCAAGGTA
It includes:
- the prdm16 gene encoding histone-lysine N-methyltransferase PRDM16 isoform X7, with amino-acid sequence MGWVVNSTGTEPLARLEPLRSTARQLSKACEQKIFYKAIRDIEIGEELLVYMKDGVFPEGSMAPNLEDEQMYRCEDCDELFTSKLELRRHQKYSCSSGNSIFDTLSEDLKQEREDSDEPVHECKDCEKIFPSEYSLGQHMVVHTEEREYKCDQCPKAFNWKSNLIRHQMSHDSGKRFECENCDKVFTDPSNLQRHIRSQHVGARAHTCPECGKTFATSSGLKQHKHIHSSVKPFMCKSEQASLSLRYNYQCPTASRLTPPQDDSCCFIGVCVLPGEVCHKSYTQFSNLCRHKRMHADCRTQIKCKDCGQMFSTTSSLNKHRRFCEGKNHYSPAGMFTPGIPMTSSPIMGKSKPHPGLNHGGLGFGDYFPSRPHHPGLPFSTAPPAFPSLSHGFPGIFPPSLYPRPPLLPPSPLIKSPLSNSQDGKLPHGPIDGPALPLVTSVSNTNGNAGSGLSSQSEENRESKLDLSFPDGKHKVKMSDMSDGSDLEDVNTTSGTDLDTTTGTVSGSDLDSEAESEREKSRRKSGQEGKQDEVSSSSVSVSSSGNLPHDRPFLSSQHSFFPPPDEQALPPTGAATDSIKAIASIAEKYFGPGFMGLQEKKMGSLPYHSMFPFQFLPNFPHSLYPFTDRALNPNMFLKPEPKSPREHIQKMATTTATESPFDLTTKPKEVKALLPPSSKPSLPSSALLPSGEEQPLDLSIGSRSRASQNGATPDQRKNHAYGANCKTPVKEEHPVLNQSQNLHQPQMPQQQVSLPQPPPPQQQPSLHYAKPSPFFMDPIYSRVEKRKLIDPVGALKEKYLRPSPLLFHPQMSAMENMTEKLESFGALKLDAPNSLQHSSHHLFNFRSPPPSLSDAILRKGKERYACRYCGKIFPRSANLTRHLRTHTGEQPYRCKYCDRSFSISSNLQRHVRNIHNKEKPFKCHLCNRCFGQQTNLDRHLKKHEHENIPVSQHSGILSNLGTNISSPNSEPDNHALLDEKEDSYFSEIRNFISNSELNQACSSSEKRSELTEEERPESHAVTGSKLEEEEEEVEGDDEDEEGSLTEKSQDETASPATMVQGTYEDDEESAPLSMTYEHPRRCIEEDAGLLDLEPLPGFPKGLELHKPGDEPFDVKDIFNTSLESEALKETLLRQAKTQAYAMMLSLSENNPLHPSSQNSLDAWLNMGGGPSETSSFHPLNHI
- the prdm16 gene encoding histone-lysine N-methyltransferase PRDM16 isoform X2 produces the protein MRSKARARKLAKNDSEAVESMYDTELNPAAGESAEEETEDSIMSPIAVGPASPQPNNEDFTPKEGSPYEVPVYIPDDIPIPSNLELRESSVPGAGLGIWARTKIGMGERFGPYNGLQSATVKETTYGWEQMLNDHEASSQDSCIKKVVDDMGNVKFCLDGALEASGSWLKYVRTAPSYEEQNLAVCHLSEDQIFYKAIRDIEIGEELLVYMKDGVFPEGSMAPNLEDEQMYRCEDCDELFTSKLELRRHQKYSCSSGNSIFDTLSEDLKQEREDSDEPVHECKDCEKIFPSEYSLGQHMVVHTEEREYKCDQCPKAFNWKSNLIRHQMSHDSGKRFECENCDKVFTDPSNLQRHIRSQHVGARAHTCPECGKTFATSSGLKQHKHIHSSVKPFMCKSEQASLSLRYNYQCPTASRLTPPQDDSCCFIGVCVLPGEVCHKSYTQFSNLCRHKRMHADCRTQIKCKDCGQMFSTTSSLNKHRRFCEGKNHYSPAGMFTPGIPMTSSPIMGKSKPHPGLNHGGLGFGDYFPSRPHHPGLPFSTAPPAFPSLSHGFPGIFPPSLYPRPPLLPPSPLIKSPLSNSQDGKLPHGPIDGPALPLVTSVSNTNGNAGSGLSSQSEENRESKLDLSFPDGKHKVKMSDMSDGSDLEDVNTTSGTDLDTTTGTVSGSDLDSEAESEREKSRRKSGQEGKQDEVSSSSVSVSSSGNLPHDRPFLSSQHSFFPPPDEQALPPTGAATDSIKAIASIAEKYFGPGFMGLQEKKMGSLPYHSMFPFQFLPNFPHSLYPFTDRALNPNMFLKPEPKSPREHIQKMATTTATESPFDLTTKPKEVKALLPPSSKPSLPSSALLPSGEEQPLDLSIGSRSRASQNGATPDQRKNHAYGANCKTPVKEEHPVLNQSQNLHQPQMPQQQVSLPQPPPPQQQPSLHYAKPSPFFMDPIYRVEKRKLIDPVGALKEKYLRPSPLLFHPQMSAMENMTEKLESFGALKLDAPNSLQHSSHHLFNFRSPPPSLSDAILRKGKERYACRYCGKIFPRSANLTRHLRTHTGEQPYRCKYCDRSFSISSNLQRHVRNIHNKEKPFKCHLCNRCFGQQTNLDRHLKKHEHENIPVSQHSGILSNLGTNISSPNSEPDNHALLDEKEDSYFSEIRNFISNSELNQACSSSEKRSELTEEERPESHAVTGSKLEEEEEEVEGDDEDEEGSLTEKSQDETASPATMVQGTYEDDEESAPLSMTYEHPRRCIEEDAGLLDLEPLPGFPKGLELHKPGDEPFDVKDIFNTSLESEALKETLLRQAKTQAYAMMLSLSENNPLHPSSQNSLDAWLNMGGGPSETSSFHPLNHI